The DNA segment CCAAGCCAGTCATATCCCATTTCAAAGCCCAGGTATTGGTTCGCTTGGTAACCCAAGAACGCACCTGCACCCAGTTGGCTTTCGTGGGTAGGGCCGTTGCCGATACCTTCGTAAGCATTTGCGAAACCAGTGTCATGGTATTGGGACCAGCCCAATTTACCACCGGTATACCAGGTGTTATCTTTAGGGGCGGCTTGCGCTACGGTAGCGAAACCTGCCAGTGCCACTGCTAATGCGATAGCTGTCTTTTTCATTTTTGCGCCTCGTTATCATCCAAATAGGCAATTGAGCTTTAAGCTGTAAGCCCTTGGTTAAAATCCTTACGCCAAGGTTATTGCTTCAATTAGGAACTTGCCACTTTACGTTGGCATTATAGAGCAACCTTGGCGTTGTAAAGTCTACAACGTGGCGCGAAACTTACAAGCTTGAAGTGTTAACACCGTGGAAAAAAAGGGAAAAATGTACACATTTCTTAACGTGTTTGACCTTTTGTTGACAAAACATGAAGGATATCTGCGTCAGGAATGCCCGTTTTTACTGGCTTTGGCGCTTGTTACAGCACAAATCACTAAGTTCCGTATTATTTTCATCAGAACATTCCTAATTTGAACTAATGATATACAGATGAGTGAATTTTTACTGTTGAGTGATGTCCATTGGCTGAACTTTGCTCATTTGTTGGCTTCATGATGAACCCGTAAGCCTCTCCCTGACGTGCTGCAATTTGCAGTCTTTCTCTCTCCAAATCGTTCAATTCGGGTAGCCATCCCAGCACTACGCTGTAATTTCCTGTCTGTAATGCTTTCTCCATCGCATCTACTGTCGACATCGCCGTAATCTGATTCACCTGAACCATTTTATCGACGGGTAAACCCGATTGAGACAGCCATACACGACTCAGTTTTTGTTGTGGCGTAAGCCATAACAACCAGCGGGACTGTGTGCCGAGATGTTGAAGCAGAGGCAATAATAACTGGGCAAAAGCAGGTTGGCTCGCACTATAGACGAACTCTGTGATCAGACCATTATTCAGGGATGCAGACATATTTACCTGTGAATGACTTACCGGCAAAGCAAGCTGACTAAAATGATGATTTGCATGTTGTTGAGTTCGCATAATGATATACCCCAGTGAGTTACTGTATGAATGTACAGTACTCTGGCGGCGAACAAAGATCAACCCAATTTTTTCCAAGATATCTCGCAAATTTCGAAGGTAACAGGCTGCAAATGCATTTTGTATTTGGCGGGATGCGTCACATTGCGTATTTTGATTTTAGCTGTTTAGCTAACCCATAAATGGGGTGTATGGAATTAATGTGAAAAGGATAACGCAATGATAAGTCAGTCAAAAAAACGTATTCTTCAGTGTATGGAACTCTTCGCCTCATTAGGCAATATTCGCGCCCGTTCCCAGTTTGGAGGGTACAGTTTATCGGCCAATCGCGTGATGTTTGCCCTGGTGTCAGATGGTGAGCTGTATCTGCGTGCGAGCCATGAAACCGAACAGTATTTTTGTGAGCAGGGCATGGAAAGGCTGATTTATCGTAAACGAGGGATGGCCGTCCTACTCCGTTATTTTAAGGTGAGCAAAACCCAGTGGGAGAAACCCAGAACATTGCGTCAGATGGCAATCCTTTCTCTGCGAGGAATGCAACGTGATATCGACAGACGAAAAAATAACGAAGCCGGGCGGCTCAAAGACTTACCTAATCTGACGCTGGCATTGGAAAGAATGCTGTGGGAAGTGGGTATCGAAAATTCAGATGATCTCCGCCTGCAAGGGGCATGCGTAACGTATGAAAAGCTCTGCGCAGTCAAAAAGGATCTGAGTATTAATATATTGATGGCCCTTGAGGGCGCAATTCTGGGCTTTCATGAAGCGGCTCTGCCAATGGCATCCCGTGAGTTGTTAACTCAGTGGTATAACCATCAGCAAGAGCAGCTGGAGCGGCAACGACAAAATACACACAACGTCGCAGCAAGTTGATTCGCATAGGGTATGCGTATCAGAGATGACTTTGTCCGGGCAGAATTTTGTTGTTCAGGCTGGTGAGCTCAGGCAAATGAGCCACCAGCAAACCAATCTGCTGAAGTACAAGTTGTTCTTTACTGTCGGATTCTGTCGTTCGTAACTGGATCCGCGCAGTCAGATGATTAAGCGCACGCTGTATCCGGTCTGTTTCTGTAGGCATATGATTGAGAGCACCATCCACACAACACGCTGCATCATCAAGCAGGCGAAGTGTTTCAGTATCTTCAAGTTTCTCTCGGTGCGCACCGAGCGCTGAAATGTAACTCAGCATGGTGTGATTGAGGCATAACAGTCTGAATGCGGCTTCGAGCGTAGCAGGATCGTTATTTTTCTCGGAACTCATGTTGGAGACCACGGAAGCCAGTTCTGCATCGCAGTTGTGCGCATCGCGGCGTGCCAGTCGGTAATCCAGGCTGTTATCTTTGCCCTGATGATATTGCACCAAAATAGCATCCAGATAGCGGCAGTTAGCTTCAAAGGTTTTGCTGACCACCTTGTCAATCTGGCGGAATTTCCAGTCAGGCCAGATATAGGTCACTGCCGCCCACGCAATCCCACAGCCAATCACCGTATCGATAATACGCGGTATGGCCACTTCGAAGCCTTCGCCCAGCAAATTGAAACACAACAATACCAACAGGGTGATAAACATGGTGGCCTGCGCATATTGCACGGTACGAAATGCGAAGAATAACAGTCCACTGATGACAATCAGGATCATCTGACCGTCAATGGAAGGGACGAAATACAGGATCGGAATACCCAGTGCGATACCCGCCAGTGTGCCGATAATTCTCAGCGCCAACCGGCGACGTGTGGCGCTGTAGTTGGGCTGACAGACAAACAGGCTGGTCAGCAAAATCCAGTATCCGTGATTCATTCCGCTTACCTGAATAAACACATACCCGACAAAGAGGACGACAGACATGCGGATGGCGTGGCGAAAAAGCACCGACTGCGGTGTAAAATGCCGCGAAATACGCAGCCAGATATCATCCAACCCGGTTAACCGGTCTTCGGCAAATGGACTCTTACCTGACTGGTTCTCTGGTTCCGACTGCTCGGATTCGATGTTTGCCAGCTGTGCATCAATCGCATGCAGGTTGCGTAAAAGATGACGCAATGCCTGTAACATTTCCCGATGCTCGCCCTGCGTTTCCAGGCGTTTGAGTGCTTCTTCGAGCCGCACAAAGGCGCGTTCGAACTGGCTGTTATGCGAGTAGGGCTGCCGATAAAGAATGCATTGTGAAAGCTGTAAGCAGGCGCGTGCCTGCATACTCATCAGGCGTTGGAATCTAAACAGGATATCGCTGTGGTGGAACTGTTCGCTGAGTTTCAGGTATTTCACATGGGAAGAACTGGCTCGTTCGTGAATATCCTGCACGACAAAATAGTAATGCAGCGTGCGGCGCGTGCCTTTCTGCCCCCGGTCACCTTTCAGGCGGGTTTGCAGTGTATTTTTCGTTTGATTTAGCGTGGCAACCAGTTGTCCGTTGGCCATTGCCAGTTCCACCAACTGCTGATTATTGTCTTCCTGATCGGGATCGAACAAAGTCGCTTTGGCTTCCAGATAGGCTGCCAGTTGAGTGAAACAGCGTGAAATCTGATCCTGAAGCGGGCGGATAGGATAGATAAGATGCCCTGCAAGAGTCAGCAAGTTATACCAGATGGCACCTGCCAGCAGGAGCAGCGGCTGCTGATACCAGATATGATACATACTGGTGCCAAGCATTGTGTAAATCGCGATAAGTAACGCGCCAAACGCGATAGTGGCATAGCGCTGGCCGAGCGCGCCTAAAAGGATGAATCCACAGGTCGAAAGCATCAGACCGGGCGCAAATAACCAGGGATGGGGAAAGAGCAACTCTATTGAAGCCGAGGCAATAAAAAAACACACCAGCGTGATCAGCAAATTGCGCAGACGTCCAGCCAGCCGGTCGTCGAGGTCGGCCAGCGCGGCGGCAACCACGCCCAGCGTCAGAGGTATGGTCAGCGTAATCTGACCTAACCACCATGGCACCGCTGCGGCACCCGCCAAAGCAATGAAAATCCTGATGTGATAAAGAACATTGCTGTTATAGGCGTAACGCCTTAAACCTGGTGCAATAGAGAGCACGAAAACCCCACGATATACAAAAAGTTACGGTCATGAATAAGCGGTTTTATTTAGCGAATACGGCCATTTTCGCGAAGGCGGGCGGCATTGGCCTCACGCATCTGCTTAGCCAGTTCGACAGAAACCACGCGGCGGCCGACAGGCCAGAGTGCAATCGTGGCGATTTTAAAATTGGCGATGCCAACAGGAATGCCGATAATACTGATACATTGAGCGATCCCTGCGACGATGTGAGAAATACATAACCACCAGCCAAAGAAAATCAGCCAGAAAATATTCAACAGGGTGCCGCCGCCCGAAAGCAGAGCATTGCGTCTCTCAGGATATAAATCATCGACATGAACCGCTTCATTACCAAATGGCAGTAATGACAGGCGGGTGATCTCCCAGCAGGATCGGGTCAGCGGCAGAGTGAAAATCAACACAATACTGACCAGCGTGGCGAACAGCCAGGCGAGTGTGGTGAAAAAACCACCCAAAACAAAGTTAAGTATATTGAGCACAGTGCGCATGTTGGGATCTTCCCGAAGTTATTAAAAATGTTAAAAGATTTCATGTTCACTAAATGGAAACACCTGCTTTATTCTACCTTGTTTTGTGGAGCGGATCGCCTCTGCTGTTCAAAGGAGGACTCCTAAATACGCTTTACTCATCCGAACATGTAAAATAACGCATACTATTTTTCCGTCAGGAATAAAAAGAAAATACGGTGTGATGATATGGAATTGAAATCGACTTCTTTCGGGAAACATCTGGCACAGCACCCCTACAACCGGGTACGCATGCTGAACGCGGGCGTTGAAGTCAGCGGAGACAAACATCACTACCTGATCCCTTTCAATCAGTTGATCCAAATCCGCTGCAAACGCGGCATTGTTTGGGGTGAGCTGGAGTTCGAACTGCCGGACGAAAAAGTCGTGCGACTGCACGGCACGGAATGGCAGGAAACGCAGCGTTTTTATCAGCATTTGCTCAAGGTCTGGCAGAGCTGGAGCGTTGAAATGAGCGATGTCAGTGCCGGGGTTTTGCACGGGCAGGTCCAAAAAATAGAGCACATTGAACAGCAGGATAAATGGTTTAAACGTGTTGACCTTGCGGATGTGCAAAAAGGCATCGCCGAGGCTTTTACCGCTATACCGGTCCCGGTTGAGCGTCTGAATGATTTTGATAACTGCCGCGACGATTATCAGACCTGCCTGCGCTGGCTCGAACAGGGTAAACGCAGCGTAGAGCGGCGCAATCTGGCCTGGACTGAACGGGTAATTGCTGATAATCGTGACTTCTTTGACACCGTTGAAGTTTCCCCGCTTAACGACAGTCAGTGCCGCGCCGTGGTCAATGGTGAGGATGCGGTTCTGGTACTGGCGGGAGCAGGCAGCGGTAAAACCTCGGTGCTGGTGGCGCGCGCGGGCTGGTTGCTGCGCCGCCAGGAAGCGCACCCGGAGCAAATTCTCCTACTGGCGTTTGGCCGTCAGGCCGCTGACGAAATGAACACCCGCATTAAAGAGCGTCTGCACACCGAGGGTATCAAAGCTAAAACGTTCCATGCGCTGGCGTTACAGATTATTCAGGAAGGTAGCAAGAAAGCACCGAAGATAAGCAAACTTGAAACCGACGCTAAAGCTCGCCGCAGCCTGCTTATCAAAACCTGGCAACAACAGTGCGCCGAGAAAAAGGTGCAGGCAAGCGGCTGGCGTCAGTGGATGACTGAAGAGCTGGAATGGACGGTGCCGGAAGGCGATTACTGGAAAAATAAAGCGCTGGCCGAACGTCTGGGCAGCCGTCTTGAACGCTGGCTGAGCCTGATGCGCATGCACGGCGGCAGTCAGGCGGAAATGATTGAAGCCGCGCCGGAAGAGGTGAAAGAGCTTTTCCAGAAACGCATCCGCCTGATGGCCCCGTTCCTGAAAGCGTGGAAAACCGCGCTGAAAGAAGAGGGCGCCGTCGATTTTTCCGGGCTTATCCATCAGGCCGTTAACATTCTGGATAAAGGCCGTTTTGTCAGCCCATGGAAACACATTCTGGTGGATGAATTTCAGGATATTTCGCCGCAGCGCGCGCAGTTGCTTTCCGCGCTGCGTAAGCTCAACAAGCACACCAGCCTGTTTGCCGTGGGCGATGACTGGCAGGCGATTTACCGTTTCAGCGGCGCTGAACTTTCACTGACTACCGCGTTTGCAGAGAACTTCGGCGAAGGCGCGCAGTGTGCGCTCGATACAACTTACCGCTTTAACGATCGCATCGGTGAAATCGCCAATAAGTTCGTCCAGCAGAATCCTTATCAGCTGAAAAAACCGCTTAACAGCCTGACGAAGGGCAACAAGAAAAACGTCGTGATCCTTCCTGAGGATCAAATGGAAAAACTGCTGGATAAGCTCAGTGGTTATGTCACGGCAGATGAGCGAATTGTTGTGCTGGCTCGCTATCACCATCTTCGCCCGCAAATTCTGGAGAAAGCAGCTACGCGCTGGCCGAAACTTAACCTGGAATTTATGACCATTCACGCCAGTAAAGGTCAGCAGGCTGAATACGTGATTATCGTCGGGCTGCATGAAGGTAATGATGGATTTCCCGCGCCGGCGCGTGAATCAGTGCTGGAACAGGCGTTACTACCGGAGCCGGAGAATTTCATGGATGCGGAAGAGCGGCGCTTGTTGTACGTGGCAATGACCCGTGCAAAGCATCAGGTCTGGCTAATGCAGGATAAAGCGCGTCCGTCGGTGTTTATCGGGCAGTTGGAAGATATCGGCGTGCCGGTGCAGCGAAAACCATAACTGAAAGGCCCGGAGTGTTAAATTGGCCGGGCCTTCGTTGAATCATTCTTTTAAGCGTGCCCACAAATAGCGCTGATAGTCAGGGATAGTGATTTCAACCTCAGACTGGAACAACGGCGACTGGATCAGAAAATCAGCGGTAGAGAGATTGGTGGCGACAGGGATATTCCACACCGTTGCCAGACGCAGCAGCGCTTTGACATCCGGATCGTGCGGAACCGCATTGAGCGGATCCCACAGAAAAATCAGCATATCAATTTTGCCTTCCGCGATCAGCGCACCGACCTGCTGATCGCCGCCCATCGGGCCACTCAGCATACTTTTGACATTAATCCCGGTGTTTCGCTGAACCAGATTTCCCGTCGTGCCGGTGGCATAAAGGACATGCTTCGAAAGCTCAGCGACGTTTTTATCCACCCATTTCATCAGAGTATTTTTGCAATGGTCGTGCGCGACCAGAGCAATATGCTTTTGTTTGGCGATCGTGCGGGTTGTGAATTCCATCAAATTCCCTTCAACGCGAAAGTAAGAGTGGATCACAGAATACTGAAACTGGGTTTTACTGCATAGCGCGGGGGCAATAATTTGGCGTTAAGAAAGAGAATGCGTGATGTAGATTAAGTTACGACGCTTGTTCCTGTTTCACCGGGAGTTTAAACCAGAGCAAAAACTGTTCGATACCTGTATTGGCGGCGAGACGTGTCCACAGCGGATGAAGATAGGTTATCTCAATCTGCGAAGGCGTTTCGTGAGTCATTACCGTTTTTCTTTCAGCGTTATTTTTGGCAAACGACGGCACGGCTGCGCGCGCGCCGGACAGATTATAGGTCATCATGAGTTTTTCAGCGTCTGCGACATGTTCGGGATTAAACATATTCAGCACATCGCGCTGAGTTTTTATCTGACGCCCTTGTTCATTCACCAGCTGATAATTCATCGCGTGGCTGAACTGTACGGTTTCTTTTTCGCTGTTTAATGAAGGCAGAGAAAAGGAAACAGAGCGGTTACCTTGCGCATTGAAGGTGACGATAAACGCCGGAGAATGGTAAAGCAGGGGAGTTTGCAGTGCAGCAGAATGGACACTCTTACTGACCTGAAACAAGATCTGATGCTGACCGCCGTCGAGTTCGAGGCTTTCCGCACCTTTGAGAATGGCTCCTGACATCAGTTTGCCGTCGATCACCAGAACATCCACGTCCGGTGAAAGTTTTAGGGAGGTCGCCGAAGCTGACGCCATCAGGCTGAGACTCGCTAATGCGACCAGCGCATGACAGACTTTCATTCTTCTCTCCTCAAACACAACCTTCTTCATCTTCTATTATTCAGTAACGCTGAGAGTGTGTCAAAGTTTTACAAAATGTTTTAAATTCGCACGCTGACGATTTACGTTAGGCGCCCCTTTTATGGGCGGCACACTGTCGGAATCTTGATGCTGAGTTACACTTAGCTCAGACAGGTCAAAGGAGATAATCCCGTGCAAGACAATGAGATCCGCGACATTCTTCAGAATGTGAAAACCATCGCACTGGTTGGTGCCAGTGACAATCCGGGGCGTCCAAGTTACGGCGTCATGGCGTATTTACTCTCGCAGGGCTATGAGGTCACGCCGGTCAGCCCTAAACTCGCCGGTCAGGAGTTGTTTGGCCAGAAAGTCGTCGGCACACTGGCGGAAATCCCGCATCCGGTAGATATGGTCGATGTGTTCCGAAATGCCGATGCCGCTTACGGTGTGGCGCAGGAAGCGATCGCGATTAAAGCGAAAGTCTTGTGGCTGCAAATTGGCGTGATTAACGAGCAGGCGGCCGTGCTGGCAAAAGAGGCCGGGTTGAGAGTGGTGATGGATCGCTGCCCGAAAATCGAAATCCCACGTTTGGGCATTGAACAATAGTTCAATAGTTTTAACGAACAATGTTTAATGAAAGCAAAGTTTTGCTGGCGGTTAACGGCGAAAATCGAGATAAAAAAACCGGCTGTAATGGCCGGTTTTTCAACGTGTACTGCGGACCATCAGTTACGCAGGCGTGGCGCCTGAAGCTGGCTGCGAACCGAAGCGGCTAAATCATCCAGAGATGTTTGCTCTGGGTGCGCCCGCGCTGCCTCGTGGTCGATCTGGATTTCAGCCAGATAGGTATGCACTGGCTGACCTTCGTCATCTTCCATTACCACGTGATACCAGGGTGCGGCTCGCAGAGAGTCGTCGGTCGCGAGTTCAGCGACATCAGATTTTTCCAGCGAATACTCCGCGTCGACATCGATTACCACGCCTAAATAGCCCAACATTCTGTGGCGGACCTGCTGGCCGATACCAAATTTACTGGCAATCATAGTCATCTCCTGAAAGTAGTGTCTTATCTTCTATATGGAGATAAAACGCGCTGTTTCAAGTTTCGACCACTTAATCCGCTAAACATTCGCCTGTGTGCGGCTAAAACAGCACACCGTGATCAATCAGTTTGTCACCAGACAGGCGAAACCTTTCAGATATAAACCTTCCGGATATGCGCCCGTGACCGGATGGTCGGCGGCCTGACGGAACTGTTCGACGAACTGAATTTCGCGATGGGCGTCCAGTGCGGCGTCGGCCAGAATTTTCTGGAACAGATCGGTTGGCAATAAGCCGGAACAGGAGAAGCTCAGCAGGATACCGCCGGGACGCATGAGTTGCAGCGCCAGCATATTGATATCTTTGTAACCACGGCAAGCACTTGCCAGCTGGTTCTTGTTCTCCACAAACTTCGGCGGATCCATCACAATCATGTCGAACTGTCTGCCTTCGGTGCGATATTTACGCAGCAGCTGGAACACGTCTTCGCGTACAAACTCGGCTTTGGACAGATCCAATTTATTCAGCTCTACGTTCTGACGTGCCACATCCAGTGCCGCCTGAGAGGTATCAACGTTAGTAACTTTGGTACAACCGCCCATCAGCGCCGAAACGGCAAATGCGCCGGTATAGGAGAAACAGTTCAATACGTCACGGCCCGCCGCATAGTTGCGTGCGGCAAGACGGCTGTCGCGCTGGTCGAGATAGAAACCGGTTTTATGACCTTCTTTGATATCCACCAGCAGGCTCATGCCGTGTTCCTGAATCGGCAGCAGGGCAGGCGGCTCATCGCCCAGCACATGCCCCTGCACCATTTCCAGACCTTCTTTCTTACGCACGGCCACGTCGGAACGATCCCAAATTGCGCATTCCGGGTAGCAGTGTTGCAGGGCAGCAATCAGCGGCGCGCGCTGATATTCCGCTCCGGCAGACAGCAACTGAAGGACCAGGAAGTTCTGGAAGCGGTCGATGGTGATACCCGGCAGACCGTCGGATTCACCGGCAATCAGGCGGTAACCGTCCAGTCCGTCGCGTTTGGCGATATAATTACGCCAGCTTTGCGCCTGCTTCAAACGGCGGATAAAGAAGTCGATGTCGATCTCTTCTTCCTGGCTGAAAGTCCAGACGCGGGCGCGAATTTGAGATGACGGTGAATAGGCACCGCGGGCGAGCCATTTGCCCTGACTGTCTACAATATCAATAGTGTCGCCGGAATTGGCTTTGCCATCGACGCGCTGAACAGCGCCGGAAAACACCCACGGATGGCGGCGCAGAAGAGATTTTTCACGGCCTTTGGCCAGAATTAAACGTGCAGTCATAGAATTAGGTTCTGTCGGTTCGGAGACAAAAAAGAGCGACATTGTCCGGTCATGCAGGTGAAATTGCAACGAACCATACCGCTAACGGAGAGATTATTATGGCAACAGTCAGTATAGCCGCCTGGGTACATGGCATGGTGCAGGGCGTCGGTTTTCGCTTTTCCACGCAACATCAGGCCACCGCATTAGGGCTCACCGGTTACGCTAAAAACCTGGAAGACGGCAGCGTTGAAGTGGTGATGTGCGGCGAGCAGGAAAAAGTGGATCAACTGTTAGCCTGGCTGAAACAGGGCGGGCCTAAACATGCGCGGGTGGATCGCGTACTCAGTGAGCCGACTGCACCCGGCAATTACACTGATTTCAAAATCAGATACTGAGTCAAAGTGCTACAGGCATTTCACCGGTTTCGGCAGCCCCGCAATTTTCGTGGCCTGTTTAGCCGGTCCCTTGGGGAACAGCCGGAACAGATAGCGGCTGTTACCTTTCTCTTCGCCATATTTTTGTGCCATGGCCTTCACCAGCATGCGTACGGCGGGTGAGGTGTTAAATTCCAGATAAAACTCACGCACAAACCGCACCACTTCCCAGTGCGCTTCGGTCAGCTCGATGCCTTCTTGTTCCGCCAGCAGCGGCGCCATGCCTTCCTGCCAGTCGTTACTGTTTTTCAGGTAACCCTGAGCGTCGGTTTCAATAACCTGACCGTCAAACTCCAGCATATAACCTCAAACCTGTAAAAATGCAGCGGCCAGTCTAGCAAAAAGCCGTGCCTGACAAAATAAAAAGCCCCGCGGTAAGCGGGGCTGCAATTTACTTCGGCCTTAATTGGCAGATGACTACACCTGATAAAACGTCATCAGTTACGCGATGACAGGCCCAGAATGCTCAGCAGGCTGACGAACACGTTGTACAGCGAAACATACAGGCTGACGGTGGCCCGAATATAATTGGTTTCGCCGCCGTGAATGATATTACTGGTTTCCCACAAAATTGCCCCCGCCGAGAACAGAAT comes from the Enterobacteriaceae bacterium Kacie_13 genome and includes:
- the hspQ gene encoding heat shock protein HspQ gives rise to the protein MIASKFGIGQQVRHRMLGYLGVVIDVDAEYSLEKSDVAELATDDSLRAAPWYHVVMEDDEGQPVHTYLAEIQIDHEAARAHPEQTSLDDLAASVRSQLQAPRLRN
- the tusE gene encoding sulfurtransferase TusE, translating into MLEFDGQVIETDAQGYLKNSNDWQEGMAPLLAEQEGIELTEAHWEVVRFVREFYLEFNTSPAVRMLVKAMAQKYGEEKGNSRYLFRLFPKGPAKQATKIAGLPKPVKCL
- a CDS encoding DUF2057 domain-containing protein, which gives rise to MKVCHALVALASLSLMASASATSLKLSPDVDVLVIDGKLMSGAILKGAESLELDGGQHQILFQVSKSVHSAALQTPLLYHSPAFIVTFNAQGNRSVSFSLPSLNSEKETVQFSHAMNYQLVNEQGRQIKTQRDVLNMFNPEHVADAEKLMMTYNLSGARAAVPSFAKNNAERKTVMTHETPSQIEITYLHPLWTRLAANTGIEQFLLWFKLPVKQEQAS
- a CDS encoding acylphosphatase, which translates into the protein MATVSIAAWVHGMVQGVGFRFSTQHQATALGLTGYAKNLEDGSVEVVMCGEQEKVDQLLAWLKQGGPKHARVDRVLSEPTAPGNYTDFKIRY
- a CDS encoding CoA-binding protein, with product MQDNEIRDILQNVKTIALVGASDNPGRPSYGVMAYLLSQGYEVTPVSPKLAGQELFGQKVVGTLAEIPHPVDMVDVFRNADAAYGVAQEAIAIKAKVLWLQIGVINEQAAVLAKEAGLRVVMDRCPKIEIPRLGIEQ
- a CDS encoding YccF domain-containing protein, whose translation is MRTVLNILNFVLGGFFTTLAWLFATLVSIVLIFTLPLTRSCWEITRLSLLPFGNEAVHVDDLYPERRNALLSGGGTLLNIFWLIFFGWWLCISHIVAGIAQCISIIGIPVGIANFKIATIALWPVGRRVVSVELAKQMREANAARLRENGRIR
- the mgsA gene encoding methylglyoxal synthase, which encodes MEFTTRTIAKQKHIALVAHDHCKNTLMKWVDKNVAELSKHVLYATGTTGNLVQRNTGINVKSMLSGPMGGDQQVGALIAEGKIDMLIFLWDPLNAVPHDPDVKALLRLATVWNIPVATNLSTADFLIQSPLFQSEVEITIPDYQRYLWARLKE
- the sulA gene encoding cell division inhibitor SulA, whose translation is MRTQQHANHHFSQLALPVSHSQVNMSASLNNGLITEFVYSASQPAFAQLLLPLLQHLGTQSRWLLWLTPQQKLSRVWLSQSGLPVDKMVQVNQITAMSTVDAMEKALQTGNYSVVLGWLPELNDLERERLQIAARQGEAYGFIMKPTNEQSSANGHHSTVKIHSSVYH
- the yccS gene encoding TIGR01666 family membrane protein; this translates as MLSIAPGLRRYAYNSNVLYHIRIFIALAGAAAVPWWLGQITLTIPLTLGVVAAALADLDDRLAGRLRNLLITLVCFFIASASIELLFPHPWLFAPGLMLSTCGFILLGALGQRYATIAFGALLIAIYTMLGTSMYHIWYQQPLLLLAGAIWYNLLTLAGHLIYPIRPLQDQISRCFTQLAAYLEAKATLFDPDQEDNNQQLVELAMANGQLVATLNQTKNTLQTRLKGDRGQKGTRRTLHYYFVVQDIHERASSSHVKYLKLSEQFHHSDILFRFQRLMSMQARACLQLSQCILYRQPYSHNSQFERAFVRLEEALKRLETQGEHREMLQALRHLLRNLHAIDAQLANIESEQSEPENQSGKSPFAEDRLTGLDDIWLRISRHFTPQSVLFRHAIRMSVVLFVGYVFIQVSGMNHGYWILLTSLFVCQPNYSATRRRLALRIIGTLAGIALGIPILYFVPSIDGQMILIVISGLLFFAFRTVQYAQATMFITLLVLLCFNLLGEGFEVAIPRIIDTVIGCGIAWAAVTYIWPDWKFRQIDKVVSKTFEANCRYLDAILVQYHQGKDNSLDYRLARRDAHNCDAELASVVSNMSSEKNNDPATLEAAFRLLCLNHTMLSYISALGAHREKLEDTETLRLLDDAACCVDGALNHMPTETDRIQRALNHLTARIQLRTTESDSKEQLVLQQIGLLVAHLPELTSLNNKILPGQSHL
- the rlmI gene encoding 23S rRNA (cytosine(1962)-C(5))-methyltransferase RlmI, with the protein product MTARLILAKGREKSLLRRHPWVFSGAVQRVDGKANSGDTIDIVDSQGKWLARGAYSPSSQIRARVWTFSQEEEIDIDFFIRRLKQAQSWRNYIAKRDGLDGYRLIAGESDGLPGITIDRFQNFLVLQLLSAGAEYQRAPLIAALQHCYPECAIWDRSDVAVRKKEGLEMVQGHVLGDEPPALLPIQEHGMSLLVDIKEGHKTGFYLDQRDSRLAARNYAAGRDVLNCFSYTGAFAVSALMGGCTKVTNVDTSQAALDVARQNVELNKLDLSKAEFVREDVFQLLRKYRTEGRQFDMIVMDPPKFVENKNQLASACRGYKDINMLALQLMRPGGILLSFSCSGLLPTDLFQKILADAALDAHREIQFVEQFRQAADHPVTGAYPEGLYLKGFACLVTN
- the helD gene encoding DNA helicase IV, with translation MELKSTSFGKHLAQHPYNRVRMLNAGVEVSGDKHHYLIPFNQLIQIRCKRGIVWGELEFELPDEKVVRLHGTEWQETQRFYQHLLKVWQSWSVEMSDVSAGVLHGQVQKIEHIEQQDKWFKRVDLADVQKGIAEAFTAIPVPVERLNDFDNCRDDYQTCLRWLEQGKRSVERRNLAWTERVIADNRDFFDTVEVSPLNDSQCRAVVNGEDAVLVLAGAGSGKTSVLVARAGWLLRRQEAHPEQILLLAFGRQAADEMNTRIKERLHTEGIKAKTFHALALQIIQEGSKKAPKISKLETDAKARRSLLIKTWQQQCAEKKVQASGWRQWMTEELEWTVPEGDYWKNKALAERLGSRLERWLSLMRMHGGSQAEMIEAAPEEVKELFQKRIRLMAPFLKAWKTALKEEGAVDFSGLIHQAVNILDKGRFVSPWKHILVDEFQDISPQRAQLLSALRKLNKHTSLFAVGDDWQAIYRFSGAELSLTTAFAENFGEGAQCALDTTYRFNDRIGEIANKFVQQNPYQLKKPLNSLTKGNKKNVVILPEDQMEKLLDKLSGYVTADERIVVLARYHHLRPQILEKAATRWPKLNLEFMTIHASKGQQAEYVIIVGLHEGNDGFPAPARESVLEQALLPEPENFMDAEERRLLYVAMTRAKHQVWLMQDKARPSVFIGQLEDIGVPVQRKP
- a CDS encoding competence protein, with the protein product MISQSKKRILQCMELFASLGNIRARSQFGGYSLSANRVMFALVSDGELYLRASHETEQYFCEQGMERLIYRKRGMAVLLRYFKVSKTQWEKPRTLRQMAILSLRGMQRDIDRRKNNEAGRLKDLPNLTLALERMLWEVGIENSDDLRLQGACVTYEKLCAVKKDLSINILMALEGAILGFHEAALPMASRELLTQWYNHQQEQLERQRQNTHNVAAS